A stretch of Pseudomonas sp. LRP2-20 DNA encodes these proteins:
- the lnt gene encoding apolipoprotein N-acyltransferase — protein MRWITRPGWPGNLLALAAGASTLLALAPFDIWPLALLSIALLYLGLRELSPRQAMWRGWWFGFGLYGAGTWWIYVSMNTYGGASPLLAILLLLAFFAALAWFFALPTWLWARWFRRNEAPLADALCFAALWLLQEAFRGWFLTGFPWLYAGYSQLDGPLAGLAPLGGVWLISFTLALSAALLCNLHRLRARPSFLAAGAVLLLAPWVIGMALKGHAWTKPAGDPLKVAALQGNVEQELKWDPAHIDAQLALYRDMSFSSKPVDLLVWPETAVPVLKDQAQGYIDVMGRFAADRHSALITGVPVREVVHHQRRYYNGVTVTGEGDGTYLKQKLVPFGEYVPLQDMLRGAIEFFNLPMSDFARGPADQPLLQAKGYQIAPFICYEVVYPEFAASLAARSDLLLTISNDTWFGTSIGPLQHLQMAQMRALEAGRWMIRATNNGVTALIDPFGRITAEVPQFQRAVLYGEVVPMQQLTPYLQWRSWPLAILCVLLLGWALLAGRIAKTV, from the coding sequence ATGCGTTGGATCACCCGCCCCGGCTGGCCCGGTAACCTGCTGGCCCTGGCGGCCGGCGCCTCTACCCTCCTGGCCCTGGCCCCGTTCGACATCTGGCCGTTGGCCCTGTTGTCCATCGCCCTGCTCTACCTTGGCCTGCGCGAGCTCAGCCCGCGCCAGGCCATGTGGCGTGGCTGGTGGTTCGGCTTCGGCCTCTACGGTGCTGGCACCTGGTGGATCTACGTCAGCATGAACACCTATGGCGGCGCCTCGCCGCTGCTGGCGATCCTTCTGCTGCTGGCGTTCTTCGCCGCCCTCGCCTGGTTCTTCGCCCTGCCCACCTGGCTGTGGGCGCGCTGGTTCAGGCGCAATGAGGCGCCCCTCGCCGACGCCCTGTGCTTCGCCGCCCTGTGGCTGCTGCAAGAGGCCTTCCGTGGCTGGTTCCTCACCGGCTTCCCCTGGCTGTATGCCGGTTACAGCCAGCTGGATGGCCCGCTCGCCGGCCTGGCACCACTGGGCGGTGTGTGGCTGATTTCCTTCACCTTGGCGCTGAGCGCCGCATTGCTGTGCAACTTGCACCGTCTACGCGCACGCCCGTCGTTCCTCGCCGCAGGTGCGGTACTGCTGCTGGCGCCGTGGGTGATCGGCATGGCCCTCAAGGGCCACGCCTGGACCAAGCCTGCCGGCGACCCGCTCAAGGTTGCGGCCTTGCAGGGCAACGTCGAACAGGAATTGAAATGGGACCCGGCACACATCGATGCGCAACTGGCGCTCTACCGTGACATGAGCTTCAGCTCCAAGCCCGTTGACCTGCTGGTGTGGCCGGAAACCGCAGTACCGGTGCTCAAGGACCAGGCCCAGGGCTATATCGACGTGATGGGGCGCTTTGCCGCCGACCGGCATTCGGCGCTGATCACCGGTGTACCGGTGCGCGAAGTGGTGCATCACCAGCGCCGCTACTACAACGGCGTCACCGTGACCGGCGAAGGCGACGGCACCTACCTCAAGCAGAAACTGGTGCCCTTCGGCGAGTATGTGCCCTTGCAGGACATGCTTCGCGGTGCCATCGAGTTCTTCAACCTGCCGATGTCGGACTTTGCCCGCGGTCCCGCCGACCAGCCACTGCTGCAGGCCAAGGGCTACCAGATTGCGCCATTCATCTGCTACGAAGTGGTCTACCCCGAGTTCGCGGCGAGCCTGGCGGCACGCAGTGACCTGCTGCTGACCATCAGCAATGACACCTGGTTCGGCACCTCGATCGGCCCGCTGCAACACCTGCAGATGGCGCAGATGCGTGCATTGGAGGCTGGCCGCTGGATGATCCGCGCCACCAACAACGGCGTGACCGCGCTGATCGACCCGTTTGGCCGGATCACCGCCGAAGTGCCGCAGTTCCAACGGGCGGTGCTGTATGGCGAAGTGGTGCCGATGCAGCAGCTGACACCTTACCTGCAGTGGCGGTCGTGGCCGCTGGCGATTCTGTGTGTGCTATTGCTGGGCTGGGCGCTGCTGGCAGGGCGAATCGCCAAGACAGTTTGA